Within the Medicago truncatula cultivar Jemalong A17 chromosome 4, MtrunA17r5.0-ANR, whole genome shotgun sequence genome, the region CTTTTCCTCACTAGAAAGAGCATAGAAGTTTGATCTGTAGTTAGTTGGCAGCTTCAGTGTCTCATGCCTCACGCCTCAAAAGATTCTGCAGATGACAAgattcaatcaatcaataaatttcAAAGAGAATCTGGCAATACGAGAGTAAAGGTCTCTCAAATACCTCAGTGTAGACTTGGTTAATTGCAACCGAAATCTGACTCAATTAAACTGTGGCCACAATCCAGAGTTTTTTCACAGTTCAGTCTATAACAGAACTAAGACTATGGATAACACTCAGCTGAACCAATAGCTTTCAAGAGTTCACATGGTAGGATATATTCACACACTTACTTTACCATgtgatctttttatttttagaatcaTAAAAATCTTTTTAAGGTATTGATGAATAGATGACTAAGATGATCTTAGCTTTCCCTAACTATCAATTAAATAGTTGAATAAACATAACAAATGAACAGATTAGAAGTGATGAAAGAAAACTTCATTATGAAATCCACTTTGGAGGTCtctatataaaaaatcaaaataggatCATATAATAGCATTCAATATCACCCAGCTAAACATTCAAGATAAAATGGGCACAATCATCCATAAAAGAAAATCTACGGAATAAATGCAATACCAATTCTTCCTGAAGTTTTTGATTTTGCTCAATAACAGAATTCCTCTCCTTAGTTAACTTTGAAATAAGCTCTCTTGCCTGACATAAtaagaaattcaaaatgatCACCAATCTTTCCGAATTCAAAGCTTTTACTAAAAACAATCCAGATATGAATAGGGTCTATTTGGCAATGGAGACTATTAgcaaatttattttcagtttcagGGTTATGAAATCACATGAACCAATCAACTTCAAAAAGACTcttaaattgaaaagaaaatcaatgtATCAAGATCATTATCAAAGACCAGTTTAGTAATATAAATCAGTACATAAACTCATAAAACTTGAAAAATTGtgcatttcaattttaatatacCTTTGGAAGGTGATTACGACTTCCTTAAACTAAATTTATATCTCTAGGTCTTTACATTGACATGAAAACTTGTCCTTTTAGGTTAAGatcaaaattatatgttattgtAAGCGTGTTTTGGTCGAGGTTTCTAACGATGTGGTTGCGACAAATGATGCATAGAAATTATATGTGAActgctttaaaaaaattgaataaaaaacctTATCAGAAAAGACAGATGCTTGAGGAGACAAATTTTCGTCAGATCCTTCTTGAACTGGGGATGGTGGTTTAGGAGgaacaacataaacaattgTCACTTTGACCTCTTTAACCTCATAGCCGGAGTCTTTTTCAAACTAAATgacaagagaaaagaaaaggattAAATTATGCGAGGTGGGAAGAAAATACTTAAATATGCGGTTACCATTTCTGGAGTGACATCTTTCATGATTTTTCCAGGCCTTGCAAACACGCGTTGAATGACAAAAGTATCTTTGCATTGCATGTCAGGAGGTGCCTCCTCTTGGGCTTGCATTGTAACTACAATGTGAAAATGTAAATATGTCACAAACATTCAATAAGTAAACAAGGAAGCTATTTAGTTTGAATTGTTACAAAAC harbors:
- the LOC120580127 gene encoding vesicle-associated protein 1-1, translated to MKTVELGKLISFTKKLLNKSDRYVAFKVNTPNPKTFCVTPNPLLVLPPRSTCDIKVTMQAQEEAPPDMQCKDTFVIQRVFARPGKIMKDVTPEMFEKDSGYEVKEVKVTIVYVVPPKPPSPVQEGSDENLSPQASVFSDKARELISKLTKERNSVIEQNQKLQEELNLLRREA